The Marinifilum sp. JC120 genome window below encodes:
- a CDS encoding glycosyltransferase, which yields MVKNEDPFNQLPWYEAAKASIPATACYLLFAWAVLAALPERAWDIKNGIIISFSLFGIWRYSWQMWHIVRHYRYSLSYFPRLRAEAMSLKDKYPKRLYIMVPSFKEDKSVSQLVFSALIRESLTIPSEIFIYASVGSDEEIHFISKVISSTPGGSSLNIVFMHQNQGKRIAMGHALRAIARHYNDPYSWHPDAANDIVIFMDGDSLVEPGMFKKTLPYFRSNKSLGALTTNSVGVSPNYASIFQDWYTVKFAQRHHIFQSHSLSRRVLTMTGRFSMYRSSVVVKEEFIRFLEADHLDHWLFGRFRFLMGDDKSTWFYLLKERMDMLYIPDAKVLALETRESSFFKTSMSLMKRWYGNMLRNNWRAIKLGPRNMGGFIWWCIVDQRLSAFTPLVGPCAVLLLGIFQSWYFVAFYLAWVVIARLAMMWVYVLQGMKLTILHVPLTIYNQWIGSLLKIQNMHNLAKQSWNKTSKKDKKKKTQLVGTMDVGNRLARKIVRFSMLTFTKVALIAICALLTGVVTLPRMYELVHYSRVITNVPQAIAEDTHDPSMAVRTITASSSKEINAAIESCPASELLEINIPAGTFILNEPIRVNRSSVKINGAGRDKTKLISKLKVEQGKAIFDIGGQKGSLVGQTKIAARKGDRTIAIDGFPEKAPYIWIRIANSPEFFDSIGDTNWRKSKPWIRFFIAEVAWTTKGFVGLKQPLPITFPKGTMVRSASPVSNVTLSGFTLEQQAPEAKSKKIKETYENIAPAYAIDGIRLDWAVKSKIKDINIINAGRHPLVFENSRDNIADNIHIDGAWNKGKQGNGYIRFARSYNNVLSNSTARNIRHLAFQWGAANNRVKNCELFTDINFHGGYSQNNVVTDSAVTPPATHPWKAVTRMPKGGAAWAPPDGPGNDVIFRKNQKN from the coding sequence ATGGTTAAAAACGAAGATCCTTTTAATCAGCTGCCGTGGTACGAAGCCGCTAAAGCTTCAATTCCAGCCACCGCTTGCTACCTTTTGTTCGCCTGGGCAGTACTTGCCGCCCTACCGGAAAGAGCTTGGGACATTAAAAACGGCATCATCATATCATTTTCACTCTTCGGAATATGGCGTTACTCATGGCAGATGTGGCATATTGTCCGTCATTACCGCTATAGCTTGTCATATTTTCCACGCCTTCGCGCAGAGGCAATGTCGCTGAAGGACAAATACCCCAAACGACTGTACATAATGGTGCCCTCTTTCAAGGAAGACAAAAGCGTCAGTCAACTCGTATTCTCGGCTCTGATCCGTGAATCGCTGACCATTCCGAGCGAGATATTCATATATGCTTCAGTCGGTTCTGACGAAGAGATTCATTTCATCTCAAAAGTAATCAGCAGCACTCCGGGCGGCTCATCCCTGAATATTGTTTTCATGCACCAGAATCAGGGTAAAAGAATCGCAATGGGCCATGCCCTGCGCGCCATAGCCCGGCATTACAACGATCCCTACTCATGGCACCCCGATGCTGCCAACGACATTGTAATTTTCATGGATGGCGACTCACTTGTCGAACCCGGCATGTTCAAAAAGACCCTCCCCTACTTCAGAAGCAACAAGTCCCTAGGTGCATTGACCACCAACAGTGTGGGAGTTTCGCCAAACTACGCCAGCATTTTTCAGGACTGGTACACCGTAAAATTCGCCCAGCGCCATCATATATTTCAGTCGCACAGTCTTTCCAGACGGGTACTAACCATGACCGGGCGATTCTCCATGTACCGCTCCAGCGTCGTCGTCAAAGAAGAATTTATCCGCTTTCTTGAAGCTGACCACCTTGACCACTGGCTTTTCGGAAGATTTCGTTTTTTGATGGGCGATGACAAGTCCACATGGTTCTACCTGCTGAAAGAGCGTATGGACATGCTTTACATTCCCGATGCAAAAGTGCTTGCACTGGAAACCCGTGAATCCAGTTTTTTCAAAACCAGCATGTCGCTCATGAAACGCTGGTACGGAAACATGCTGCGTAACAATTGGCGGGCCATAAAGCTCGGGCCGAGAAACATGGGAGGATTCATCTGGTGGTGCATTGTCGACCAGAGATTATCCGCATTTACCCCGCTTGTAGGGCCGTGCGCGGTTTTACTGCTCGGTATATTCCAGTCATGGTATTTCGTAGCCTTTTACCTTGCATGGGTAGTTATCGCCCGATTGGCAATGATGTGGGTTTACGTGCTTCAAGGCATGAAGCTGACTATACTTCATGTTCCCCTCACAATATACAACCAGTGGATAGGTTCACTGCTCAAGATACAAAACATGCACAATCTCGCCAAACAATCATGGAACAAGACAAGCAAAAAGGACAAGAAAAAGAAAACACAACTAGTGGGAACCATGGATGTCGGCAATAGACTTGCCCGGAAAATAGTCCGCTTCTCAATGCTTACATTTACCAAAGTTGCATTGATTGCCATATGCGCACTGCTTACCGGAGTGGTCACCCTCCCTCGCATGTACGAACTGGTCCACTACAGCCGGGTCATCACCAATGTGCCACAAGCAATTGCCGAGGATACGCACGATCCTTCTATGGCAGTGCGGACTATTACTGCCAGCAGTAGTAAAGAAATAAATGCTGCGATTGAATCCTGTCCTGCAAGCGAACTGCTCGAGATCAATATCCCCGCAGGAACTTTTATCCTTAATGAGCCGATACGAGTTAATAGAAGTTCGGTTAAAATTAATGGTGCAGGGAGGGATAAAACCAAACTTATCTCCAAGCTCAAGGTAGAACAGGGAAAAGCAATTTTTGATATCGGCGGACAAAAAGGATCACTTGTCGGGCAAACTAAAATAGCAGCCCGCAAAGGAGATCGTACAATTGCCATAGACGGCTTTCCGGAAAAAGCACCTTACATTTGGATACGCATAGCCAACTCGCCGGAATTTTTCGACTCTATCGGTGATACAAACTGGCGTAAATCCAAACCTTGGATCAGGTTTTTTATTGCCGAGGTGGCATGGACTACCAAAGGTTTTGTGGGACTCAAACAGCCCCTCCCGATCACTTTCCCCAAAGGAACCATGGTCCGCTCTGCAAGCCCGGTCTCGAATGTGACCCTTTCCGGTTTTACGCTTGAACAACAGGCCCCGGAAGCGAAAAGTAAAAAGATAAAAGAAACTTACGAAAACATTGCTCCTGCCTACGCCATAGATGGCATACGTCTGGATTGGGCGGTCAAAAGCAAAATAAAAGACATCAACATAATAAATGCGGGTCGCCACCCTCTGGTATTCGAAAACAGCCGTGATAATATCGCTGACAATATTCACATCGACGGAGCATGGAACAAAGGCAAACAGGGAAACGGATATATTCGTTTTGCCCGCAGCTACAACAACGTTCTCAGCAACTCAACAGCCCGTAATATCCGGCATCTGGCCTTTCAATGGGGAGCCGCAAACAACAGAGTCAAAAACTGCGAACTTTTCACGGACATAAATTTTCACGGCGGTTACAGCCAGAACAACGTCGTGACTGACAGCGCGGTAACTCCCCCGGCAACACATCCATGGAAGGCAGTGACAAGAATGCCTAAAGGAGGAGCCGCGTGGGCACCGCCGGATGGTCCCGGCAATGATGTTATCTTCCGTAAAAATCAGAAGAACTAA
- a CDS encoding amino acid permease, translating to MEDQDMSAEHKKMGVVACTAVVAGNMMGSGIALLPANLASIGSISIIGWGVALVGALALAYVYSRLGMEDPQEGGPIAYSGEVAPILGYQSGLLYYHANWIGNLAIAITGVDYLSVFFPALQDPMASGVTSIAIIWFFTGINILGADWIGRLVSVGVVLLLVPVIITGTAGWAFFDAAQFNANWLVKGHTPDSAVLAAIILCIWSFIGVESAAVNTAVVKNPKRTIPLSTMIGTALAGVVYILSCTAISGMFPAEKMAASGAPFSLAMGHICAGMPFSEYVPKVVSAVTAFACLASLGSWMMLVSQAGSRAASDGTLPEVFGRKNHHGTPVMGLIFSSIMMSILLVVLMLLSKGGNTQSLFGNIASIAVLLTLPPYFYSALNLLRRYGFHAKKAWLQIASALLACGFCLIALSGAAKDALIGCMIVMLCTFIFYVGKDRTEFERKMKELS from the coding sequence ATGGAGGACCAAGATATGTCAGCTGAGCATAAGAAAATGGGTGTAGTTGCTTGTACGGCGGTAGTAGCCGGTAACATGATGGGCTCGGGCATCGCTTTGCTCCCGGCAAACCTTGCTTCCATCGGCAGTATTTCTATCATCGGCTGGGGCGTGGCTCTGGTAGGTGCGCTGGCCTTGGCTTACGTTTATTCGAGGCTGGGCATGGAAGATCCGCAAGAGGGTGGGCCCATTGCTTACTCCGGTGAGGTGGCACCTATTCTGGGATATCAGTCCGGGCTGCTTTATTACCACGCCAACTGGATCGGTAATCTGGCAATTGCCATTACCGGGGTGGACTATCTTTCCGTTTTCTTTCCAGCTTTGCAGGACCCTATGGCATCCGGCGTTACTTCCATCGCGATTATCTGGTTCTTTACCGGAATCAACATCCTCGGCGCGGATTGGATCGGCAGATTGGTTTCCGTGGGCGTCGTCTTGCTGTTAGTCCCGGTGATCATTACCGGAACAGCTGGCTGGGCGTTCTTTGATGCAGCCCAGTTTAACGCTAATTGGCTGGTGAAAGGACATACCCCGGATTCAGCGGTGCTGGCGGCAATCATCTTGTGTATCTGGAGTTTTATCGGAGTGGAAAGTGCCGCGGTTAACACTGCTGTGGTCAAGAACCCAAAACGCACAATCCCCTTATCCACCATGATCGGCACCGCATTGGCCGGGGTGGTTTATATTCTATCCTGCACAGCCATATCGGGTATGTTTCCGGCTGAGAAAATGGCTGCGTCAGGCGCACCTTTTTCCTTGGCAATGGGCCATATTTGCGCGGGGATGCCATTTTCTGAGTATGTTCCAAAGGTTGTTTCCGCTGTAACCGCTTTTGCTTGTCTGGCCTCGCTCGGTTCATGGATGATGCTGGTCTCACAGGCCGGTTCAAGGGCCGCAAGCGATGGAACATTGCCTGAAGTCTTCGGACGCAAAAACCACCACGGAACCCCGGTTATGGGGTTAATATTTTCATCAATCATGATGAGCATTCTTTTGGTGGTGCTAATGCTGCTTTCCAAGGGCGGCAACACCCAGTCCCTGTTCGGTAATATCGCGTCCATAGCCGTATTGCTGACTCTGCCACCGTACTTTTACTCCGCACTCAACCTATTGCGTCGTTATGGTTTCCACGCCAAGAAGGCATGGTTACAGATCGCATCCGCACTGCTGGCTTGCGGATTCTGCCTCATCGCACTTTCCGGCGCAGCTAAAGATGCACTTATCGGCTGCATGATAGTCATGCTCTGCACCTTTATTTTTTATGTAGGTAAGGACAGAACTGAATTTGAGCGGAAGATGAAGGAGTTGAGTTAG
- a CDS encoding amino acid permease has product MGESHSKQKLSVFTLMMINVAAILSLRALPGLAEYGWGLIFYLALGSICFFIPSALVAAELASGWDDEGGVYLWVKEAFGPKWGFVAIFMQWVENLPWFPAVLAFCGSAIAYTFDPQLASNKWFIVAVIQVALWLATFLNFRDMKLSAFFSSSGAIAGTIVPGLLIIVLGIDHVASGGTVQIPFTPAALMPDIESLQQLMLLAAMLISFTGMEMSAVHVNEVRNPAVNYPKAIFAASALIIGLSALGSLAIAMVVPADGVSLSAGVCQAFDKLFQIHKMEYMTPVICFLMAYGALTMVITWMVGPSKGIREVAREGYLPSRWRKTNKYGIPTNILLIQSGLSSLVSCVILFMPTVSSAFMLMSALAVQLYLIMYLLMFAAAIKLRYSRPGVKRGYTIPGGKPGIWLVSGLAIVTCIFVFVFGFIPPKAVLDEGLTASAGYIGFLIVGVVVFTSVPLYFYGRAVRKHAELK; this is encoded by the coding sequence ATGGGCGAATCACATTCAAAACAGAAATTATCAGTTTTTACCCTGATGATGATAAACGTAGCGGCGATTTTGTCGCTACGTGCTTTGCCCGGTCTTGCGGAATACGGCTGGGGGCTGATTTTTTATCTGGCACTGGGATCAATCTGTTTTTTCATTCCTTCGGCTCTTGTTGCGGCTGAGCTGGCTTCGGGCTGGGATGATGAAGGCGGCGTGTATCTGTGGGTAAAAGAAGCCTTTGGCCCCAAGTGGGGCTTTGTTGCGATTTTTATGCAGTGGGTGGAGAATCTGCCGTGGTTTCCGGCTGTGCTGGCTTTCTGCGGCTCGGCCATTGCGTATACTTTTGATCCGCAGCTTGCTTCGAATAAATGGTTCATTGTGGCGGTTATTCAGGTTGCTTTGTGGCTGGCAACGTTTTTGAATTTCCGGGATATGAAACTATCCGCTTTTTTCAGTTCATCAGGTGCCATTGCCGGGACAATCGTTCCCGGTCTGCTGATTATTGTGCTGGGCATTGATCATGTCGCATCCGGGGGGACGGTACAAATCCCTTTCACACCCGCCGCGCTTATGCCGGACATTGAGAGCTTGCAGCAACTGATGCTGCTGGCGGCCATGCTGATTTCATTTACAGGTATGGAAATGTCCGCAGTACACGTTAATGAAGTGCGTAACCCGGCAGTGAATTATCCCAAGGCAATTTTTGCAGCCAGTGCGCTGATTATCGGTTTGTCTGCATTGGGATCACTCGCTATCGCCATGGTGGTTCCGGCAGATGGGGTAAGTCTCAGTGCCGGAGTGTGTCAGGCTTTCGACAAGCTTTTCCAGATTCATAAAATGGAATACATGACTCCGGTCATTTGTTTTTTGATGGCTTACGGTGCGTTGACCATGGTCATCACCTGGATGGTGGGTCCGTCCAAGGGTATCCGTGAAGTTGCCCGCGAAGGTTATCTACCAAGCCGTTGGAGGAAGACCAACAAATACGGGATACCTACCAACATCTTGCTCATTCAGAGCGGGCTTTCGTCCCTTGTTTCCTGTGTCATTCTTTTTATGCCCACGGTCTCCAGTGCGTTTATGCTTATGAGCGCATTGGCCGTGCAGCTTTATCTAATCATGTATCTGCTCATGTTCGCGGCGGCAATCAAGCTGCGCTACAGCCGTCCGGGCGTGAAAAGGGGCTACACCATACCCGGTGGCAAGCCCGGAATATGGTTGGTGTCAGGACTGGCAATCGTAACCTGTATTTTCGTTTTTGTTTTCGGTTTTATTCCACCAAAAGCAGTACTTGATGAAGGTCTTACGGCTTCAGCAGGGTATATCGGATTTTTAATAGTAGGTGTTGTGGTGTTCACCTCTGTCCCGCTTTATTTTTACGGCAGGGCAGTGAGAAAGCATGCTGAACTAAAATAA